DNA sequence from the Glycine soja cultivar W05 chromosome 18, ASM419377v2, whole genome shotgun sequence genome:
GCAAATATTAAAACGACTGCATGTATCTAATACCCACATTGAAGAATTAGTGACAATTAAGGAAATCatgaaaacatttttcattaatgtcttaccttgtttcttgtttttcaaagaatcaaTATACTTCTTGCAATTTTTCTTCTAGTGACCTTTCTCCTTACAGAAGAAACATTTAGCATCAGTTTGGTCAATCTTGTTCCTTTTGTTCTTGGGTTTGGTCATACCACCCTTAGGTCCAAGATGCTTCCTTTTTGGTACTTTGCCATTCTTCTTGGAGCTCTTGCCAACTACCATGacaatttctttcttcttctcagaAGCAATTTGATTCTCATAATCAATTAGCAGATTAAGCATCTCATACAAGTCAAAACTTATCTTATTCATGTTGAAattcataataatttgtgaAAATGAATCTGAAAGTGATTGCAGAATCAAATCTTGAGGAAGCTCTTTCCCAAGAGTGCACCCCAACTTCTCAAGTTGTTTTATGAGATTAATCATCTTAAGAACATAGGGTCCAACCTTTTCATTTGCAGCAAGTGAGGATCTAAACAGGGCCTTAGATAACTGAAATCTAGTTGTCCTGCTTTGACCACCGTGCATCTTCTTAAGATGTTCGGTGATCTCATAAAGCCTCTTAAAAAATTGTGAGCAAGCCACTTGGTTATCAAGTCGTTTCTCatacacattctaagacaatgTATCATatacattttcaaatcaaaataagaaatatcatATCACATAAGTTCCTGGTTGTCAGGCCAATCCTATTgatatgaataaattaattttaatatttcccAAGGTTTTCTAGGCGCTcagtatataattaatttcaaaaacatgcatcttatgtgataaaaaaattgcacaaaaaaataattattaattataagtcTCATGTTCATCTGGTCGTTCcttattattaatcattaaaaaaattacatcataTGTCTCAATTTATCCTTTTTCTATAAGCCCCCTGGTAATCAGGTCGTTCCTTATGATTAAACAATTCAATATGTAAGATAAATCAGATGACAAACATATTTATCATTTAGatatataacaattatataattatgcacatagcatataaaaaaaattctctcaaaTAATTGAACAAGATACAATACTTGAAGCACATACCTCTTTGATATCACATATCCTAATGCAGCGTCTTTCCATTAAATTAATATCcaacaatttgaaaataaaagaattaataacaaattgctcaaaattgaaggaaAGGTTTAACCTTTTAAAAGgaatccaaataaataaataaaatcttcattctcctttatataaaaataccaACGTATATGATATGGAACACCTCCAGCAAATCAAGCATCGTATTAACAACCAATTGCAAACATTCCACCAATTCAAAACAACGTCCACATAACATGATTacaaatttcacaaaaaaaaataatttgatttcacAATGTAATCATGCAATCATAACAGGCAACATTACgtgtaagtaaataaaaattgaaactttttaaaattttgttaagtataatttaaatacaaaagaccCATGGCTTTGATACCAATTGTAGGAAAAAAGGTGTTAAAAAGCACACATTACGGAATAAAAGgatctattttgtatttaaattatattataaatagatgaCATATTAAAAATGTACCTGTTGATAAGCTCTTGAAGCATAAAAATTCTTCAATAGTGTGAAGACTTTATGTGTATCCACACCGAGATTGCCCTTTATTCGTCAACAACTTTGAC
Encoded proteins:
- the LOC114397095 gene encoding uncharacterized protein LOC114397095; translated protein: MHGGQSRTTRFQLSKALFRSSLAANEKVGPYVLKMINLIKQLEKLGCTLGKELPQDLILQSLSDSFSQIIMNFNMNKISFDLYEMLNLLIDYENQIASEKKKEIVMVVGKSSKKNGKVPKRKHLGPKGGMTKPKNKRNKIDQTDAKCFFCKEKGH